AGGTCCTCGGGGCGGATGCCGAAGGTGAGCGGACGACCGTCCGTGGCGATGCCCTGACCGTTGCCGAGCGGCAGCCGGTAACCCTCGCTGGCCACTGCCTCGCCGCCCGCAAGCGTGCCGGCGATCAGGTTCATCGGCGGTGACCCGACCGCGCGCGCGACGAAGGTGTTGACCGGGTTTCGGTAGATCTCCTGCGGCGTACCCGTCTGCACGAGTTGGCCGTTGTTCAGCACGCCGATCTTGTCGCCCATCGACATGGCCTCGATCTGGTCGTGTGTGACAAACAGGAAGGTCGCGCCGAGGTTCATCTGCAGGTTTTTCAGCTCGGTCCGCAGCGCCTCGCGCAGTTTCGCGTCGAGCGCCGAAAGCGGTTCATCCATGAGAAAGACGCGCGGCTTGCGCACAATGGCCCGGCCGATCGAAACGCGCTGCATCTCGCCGCCCGATAACCGGTCAGTCTTGCGCTCGAGCAGGTGCTCGATGCGCAGGGTTTTCGCAACCCGGTCGACGCGTTCCTTGATCTGTGCTGGTTCGACGCGGCGGATGCGGGATTTCAATGGAAATTCCAGGTTCTCCCGCACCGTATAGCGCGGATAGAGCGAATATTGCTGGAGCACCAGGGCTACGTCGCGGTCGGCGGCACCCCAGTTGGCGACGTCCTGCCCGTCGATGAAGATCTGGCCGGCCGTCGGTTTTTCGAGACCGGCGATCAGGCGCAGCGTCGTCGTCTTGCCGGCGCCGGTCTGGCCGAGCAGCACGAAGAACTCGCCGTCAGCGATGTCGATGTTCAGGTTCTTCAGCGCTGTATGATTGCCGAAGGTCTTGGTAATGCCCTTGAGTTCGATATGTGCCATCAGAGTCTGATCCCAAGCGACGAGCCGGTCGCCGTGTTGAAGAAATGCGCCTGGGCGGGGTCGATGCGCGCCCATACGGCTTCGCCTGGACCGGGCACGAATCCGCTCTTGGTGCGGGCTCTGATCAGCTGGTCGCCGACCTTCAGGTCGACGATGTCGTGCGAGCCGAGCGGCTCGATGATATGCGCCTCGACCGGCATGAAGCCCTCGCGGGCCTCGTGCGAGATGAGGACGCCCTCAGGCCGGACGCCGAGCGTCAGCTTGCCGTCCTCGGCCCTCGCGTCCGAGAGGCGATTGGCAAGGGCGGCCGGAAACTCGAAGCCCGTTGCCCCACCGCCGACCTGCACGCTGGCATGGCCGCCCGTTTCGCTGACGGTCGCCTGCGCCATGTTCATCACCGGGCTGCCGACGAACTGGGCGACGAACATGTTGGCGGGCTGCGAGTAGACCTCTTCCGGCGTGCCGACCTGCTGGAGAATGCCCTCGTGCATGATGACGATGCGGTCTGCGAGCGACATGGCCTCCACCTGGTCGTGGGTAACGTAGATCGTGGTCGAACCCTGCTTGATATGCAAACGCTTGATTTCCGCCCGCATCTCTTCGCGCAGCTTGGCATCCAGCGCACCTATTGGCTCGTCCATCAGCATGGCCTTTGGCCGTCGCACGAGTGCGCGGCCGATCGCAACACGCTGCATGTCGCCGCCTGATAGCGCTGAAGGCTTGCGGCCCAGCAGACCGGTGATGCGCAGCACGCCAGCGATCTCGCGCACCGACGTATCGACATCGTTGCGGCTCATCCGGGTGGCGCGGAGCGGAAAGGCGATGTTCTCGTAGACCGTCATGTGCGGATAGAGCGAGAAAGACTGGAACACCATGGCTATGTCCCGGTCGGATGCCTTGATATGCTGCACCGGCTGGCCGTCGATCAGGATGTCGCCTTCGTCGATGGTCTCCAAGCCTGCGACGGCGCGCAATGTTGTCGTCTTACCGCAGCCAGATTGGCCAAGCAGCACGATGAATTCGTTGTCCGCAATGGCGAGATTAAGGTCCTTGATAACCTGGACGGCACCGAAATATTTCTGGATGCCGCGAAGTTCGATCTGCGTCATGAATGGCTGCCTTCGTCTGGTTGATCGTCCCGCGGGATTTTGGTCGTCACCATGAAGGCGATCAGTCCGACGAGCGTCATCGTCATGCCGTAGCGGTGGAGAAACAGGTTCCAGGGCTGGCAGAGCGCGATGATGCCGAAGATCATCAGGTACTGCGAACCGGGTTCGAGATATTTCTGATTGAGGGCGCGGAAGGTCATTTGCGGATCGCTCCGAAGCTCATGCCACGCAGGAGGTGATTCCTGAGCAGGAAGGTGAAGATGGCCACCGGTAGCAGGAACAGGAACGTGCCGGCGGCAATCACCGTCCAGTCCGGCAGACCGGAGCCGACCTGGCTCGGGATGAAGGGTGGTGCGGTCTGCGCGCGCCGGTTGGTCATGATCAGCGCGAACGCATATTCGTTCCAGGCCGTGATGAAGCAGAAGACGGCGGTGGCGGCGATGCCGGTGGCCGCTTCCGGGATGACAATCTTGAAGAAGGCCTGCATACGCGTGTAGCCGTCGACGAGGGCAGCCTCCTCGTATTCCTTCGGGATCTCGTCGATGAAGCCTTTCATCAGCCAGACCGAGAAGGAGAGATTGAAGGCGGTGTAGAGGATGATGAGGCCCCAATGGGTATCGTTTAAGCCGACGGCGCGGTACATGAGGAACATCGGGATTGCCACGACGACGGGCGGCAACATGCGCGTCGACAGGATGAAGAAGAGAAGGTCCGCCTCGCCCTTTACCTTGAAGCGCGAGAAACCGTAAGCCGTGAAGGTTCCCATGCCCACGGCCAGCACCGTGGACGTGATGGCGACGATCAGCGAGTTCATGAAACGGTTCGGATAGCCGGACAGCTGCACCTCGCCGCGGCCGGAGCGGACAATCTTCTCGCCGCCGTCGAACACCATGCGCTCCCACCATGGGGCGGCGGCATATTCTTCCGGCGTTGGCGCTACGCGCAGTTGCGAGCGCTTGGTGAAGAGCTTCACGAAGGGCGAGATTTCCGGCTGGAAGAGCACGGTTGGCGGAATAGTGGTGGCGAGATTGCGCGGCTTGAAGGCCGTCGAGGTGATCCAGTAGATCGGCGCCAAGAAGATCAGCGTGATGACCAGTACGGCGGCGATCGCTACCCGGTTCAGCGCGCGTTCGGAGCGGGTTTGGACGGCAGCCATCTCAGCGCTCCTTCACCTTGTTGAGGTACTTGACGTAGATGTTGGTGATGGCGAGCACCATGATGAGCACGATGTAGGCGAGTGCGCAGGAGCGTCCCGTCTGCCATTCCTGGAAGGCCATCTTGTAGAGCCGGATCGAGATCACCTCGGTCGTCGGTTGGCTGGTCAGGATGTAAGCGAGGTCGAAGGTCTTGAAGGCTTCCATGGTACGGAAGATGATCGCGATCATCAGGATCGGCGCCACCAGCGGCAGCGTAATGCGGAAGAAGGTGTAGAAAGGTCCCGCCCGGTCGATCGCCGCGGCCTCGTAGAGATGCTTTGGCACGGCCGAGAGGCCGGCAAGCGATAGCAGCATCACGAAGGGCGACCACATCCAGATATCCGTGATTGCGACCGCATAGAGCGCCATGTCCGGATTCGACAGCCACTCGAAGGAGCCGAGGCCGAGTGTATAGTTGATGATGCCGAAGGACGGATCGTAGAGCAGCTTCCAGAAGAGGCCGACCACTGCCATAGAGAGCATCATCGGCAGCAGCAGCAGGGTCGTGAGCAGGCCCTTCAGCGGAATGTCGCGGTTGAGCAGCATCGCGGTGCCGAAGCCTACGATCACCTGCCCCGTCACGGAGACGATCACATATTTCGCGGTGATGGCGAAGTTCAACCAGATGAAGGGGTCGTTCAGCAGCGCGCGGTAGTTCTGCAGGCCGACGAAATTGGCTGGCGCGGCCGACGAAGCACGGAAGTCGGTAAAGGAATAGCCGAGCGAATAGATCAGCGGAAAGATGTTGAAGACGATCAGGAACAGGATCGTCGGAATGATGAACAGATTGCGGATCCGGATGTCGCTCATGCCGTGGGATGCGGCACGCGAGTTCGTGTTCAGCGATGTCATGACTGCGGTGGCCAATACTCTCCTCCTCCGAGAGTTCGGCGTCGGATGCCGGAACGAGCATCACGATGCGCGAAGTTAATATCGGGCGCCGTGCCCGCTCGAACCGCGCACTTCGGCGCGGATATGCAGAAATGAAAAGGGGGCAGGGCCCCCTCCGCGGGGTGCGCGCTACTTGTTGCGTCCGTATTTATCGAAGGTGGCTTTCCAGTCGGCGGCCAGAGAGTCGAGCGCTTCCTTCGCCGTGCCTTGGCCGGCAGTGACGAAGGGATAAATGCGCTGATTCATCTGGATCAGCAGTTCGGCATATTCCGGGGTCGCCCAGAAGTCCTTGACCTTAAACATGGTCTCGTAGAAGGCCTTGTTGTAGGGTGTCGCATTCTGAAACTCCGGCGATTCAAGCACCTTGGCGCTTGCGGTGTAGCCGCCGAGTTCGGCCCAGCGCTTCTGGGTGTCGTCCTTGATAAACCATTCGAGGAATTTCATCGCCTCTTCCTGGTTGTCCGAATAAGAGATGACCGATATGCCCTGGCCGCCGAGCGCTGCGAACTGCTCGCCGTTGGGGCCTGCCGGATTGGCAAAGAAGCCGGTGACCTTGGCGTTTGGGTTGGACGCCTCGTTCACCAGTGCCGGGAAGAAGGCGAAGTAGTTCATGCTCATCGCTGCCAGGTTCTCGGTGATCGCCTGGTTGTTCTCGACGAAAAATGACTTGGCCCAACCCGGCGGCGTGAAGCCGTAGAGCTCGCGATACATCTCGAGCGCCTTGACGTTCTTGTCTGAATTAATGATGCCGTCGACCTTGTAGCTCTGATAGTCGCCGAGTTCGCCGCCATAGGAGAACATCGCGTTCTCAACGCCCATGACGAGGCCGTCATAGGAGTTATCGGTGTATATTGCGATGCCGTAGCGCTTTTCGCCTGGGCGGTGGAAAAACTCGGCGATGTCACGCATCTCGGCCCATGTCTTCGGCGGGGCGAGGTCGTAGCCGTATTTGGCCTTGAACGCTTCCATCTCCTTGGGGTCTTCGAACCAGTCCTTGCGGTAGGACCAGCCGACGGCGTCACCTTCCGCCGGAATCGACCAGTACTTTTTCGAATTCGACGGATACTCGGCATAGTATTTCACTGTTGCCGGCGCCATGACTTCGTTCAGTTTGTGCTGGTTGAAAAAGTCGGTGAGATCGACGTAATGTCCCGCTTGTGACGCTGCACCGATCCACTGACTGTCGCCCACGACCATGTCATAGGCTGAGCCCTTGGCATTGAACTCGGTGAAGGCCTTGGTCTGGAAGTCGGCCCACGGGGTGGTTTCGACCGTGACCTTCACGCCGGTTTGAGCCTCATATTCATTCACGAGCTCCTGAAGGTAATTTGCCGGGTCCCACTCGGCCCAGAAGATCGTCAGTTCCTGGGCCTGTGCGGACGTTCCGCAGGCCCACATCAAGCCGATCCCGGCCAACAGACCGGTCATAGTTTTGCGCATAACGTTTCCTCCCATTTATGCACGCTTCCCGCGTCATTGCGGGCCTTCCGATCCGGCTTTCCGATCCTCGTGGGGTGGTGTTCGCGCTGGGGTTCTCCCCGACCCTTCGCTCCGTTTCAGATCTCAAGCCTGATGATATTTTTCTGATCTGGTAGTACCAAATTTCACTATCGTCAAGAGCACTTTGGTTGGGCTTGCTCCAAAACCCGTCTGCAACAGTTGCCATATCTCCCAGTAATTGTGTGTTCTGCAACGTATTCTTGCCGGATAGTCTGATTCAGCATCAAAGATCTGGACAACGACACAAAAGAATATCAATTAATCTGGTAAAACCAGATTTCGCTTCAAGTCGGAGGATCGCCGATGTCATGCCTCACTTTCCGCCTGCCGTATCGCGGCGTCCACGAGCGCCTTGGCCGCCCATTCGGCAACAGACTGCGCGCGTTCGGCGGTCAGTCCCCAGATATCTTTCAACACGATCAGCACCTCGACGCCGAAGACGAGGGAGAGCGCCTGTGCAAGGCGTTCCCGGGATTCGGGTGTCATGGTGCCCTGCAGGGGCGCAGTCACGCTCTTCAGCAGATCGACACGGTGGCCGCGCGTGAACAGCGGCTCATTGCCGAGCGTGCCGGCCTGGCGCTGCGCCCACTGGTCCAGCGAAAGCTTCAGCGCCGCCTTAAAGGTAGCCTCGAACTCGTCAATGCGCGGCATCGCGGTCGCCAGCAGATCGGCAATGCGGGTGCGTGCATCGGGTCTCTCGCACGACCAGTCGAGTATGGGCCCCAGAGCCTCGTCCACCACGGAATGCACGAGCGCAGCCTGGCTTGGAAAGTAACGGTAGGCCGTGGCGCGCGACACTTCGGCAGCCTCGGCAACTTCGCTTACCGAGGGAGTAATGCCCGATTGCATGAGCCGCGTTGCCGTCTCGAGCATCAGTTTCCGCGTGCGGGCACGCGGGCCCCGCTCGGCGCTACTGACGGTTTCGTTCTGTTGACGTGAGACTTGCATGTCTTTATGATACGCTCGTCTCACAAATTTGCAAGGGTCGATTGTCTGACCCAAAGCTTGGGATAAGGCTCCGAGTGAAACCACCCGGTCGCGGAGGAGAAATGAAGCGGATCTACGTAGTCGGCACGGCCGACACGAAGGGCGAGGAGCTTGCCTATCTGGCCGCTTGCATCGAGACGGCGGGCGGGAGCGGCGTGCGCGTCGATGTCGGTACACGCGAGCCTGCGACCGCCGTCGACATAACCGCCGAGACGGTTGCGGCCTGCCATCCGGAGGGTGTTGGAGCCGTGCTTGGCTGCGACGACCGCGGCAAAGCAGTCGAGGCGATGGGCATTGCCTTCTCGCGCTTCGTCATTGAACGCCAGGACATTGCCGGGGTCATCGGGATCGGTGGCGGCGGGGGCACTTCTATCATCACCGCAGGCATGCGCCAATTGCGGCTCGGCCTGCCAAAGATCATGGTCTCGACGCTCGCGTCCGGCGATGTCGCTCCCTATGTGGACGTTTCCGACATCGTGATGATGCCCTCGGTCACCGACATGGCGGGTCTGAACCGGCTCAGCCGGGTCATCCTGCACAATGCGGCCCAGGCGATCACGGCCATGGCCCACTGGCCCGCTGAGCTAACGGCATCGAAACCGGCGCTCGGGCTTACCATGTTCGGGGTAACGACGCCTGCCGTAACCGCCATGGTCGAGCGCCTCAGATCGGACTACGATTGCCTGGTTTTCCACGCCACCGGCACGGGCGGGCGCACGATGGAGAAACTTGCCGAGAGCGGGCTTGTCTCGGGCGTGCTCGACATCACGACGACCGAGGTCTGCGACTTGCTTCTCGGAGGCGTCCTGCCTGCAACCCCGGACCGTTTGGGTGCGATTGCGCGCACCGGCTTGCCCTATGTCGGCTCCGTCGGCGCGCTCGACATGGTGAACTTCTGGGCGCCGGAGACGGTCCCGGAGCGCTATGCCGGTCGGTTGTTCTACCGCCACAACCCGAACGTCACCTTGATGCGCACGACCTCGGCCGAATGTGCGCAGATTGGCCGCTGGATTGGAGAAAGGCTCAATCTCTGCCACGGCCCCGTCCGTTTCCTCATTCCCGAGAAGGGCGTCTCGGCCCTCGACATCGAAGGCGGTGCATTCTTCGATCCGCAAGCTGACGTCGCGCTCTTTACCGCGCTCGAGGCGACGGTGAAGCCGACGGCGGCGCGACGTATCGTCCGCCTGCCGCTGCATATCAACGACCCGCAATTCGCAAAGGCCGCCGTCACAGCCTTCCGTGACGTCGCCAAACCCTGAGAGACAAAATCGATGCCAGTCATCCCTCGCAAAACCATCCTCGAAAAATTCCACGGCATGATCGCCGCCGGCGTGCCAATTGTCGGCGGCGGCGCCGGCACGGGCATCTCCGCCAAGGCGGAGGAGGCTGGCGGCATCGACCTCATCATTATCTACAACTCGGGGCGCTACCGCATGGCGGGGCGCGGTTCGGCGGCCGGACTGCTCGCCTATGGCAATGCCAACGAGATCGTGAAGGAAATGGCGCTCGAAGTGCTGCCGGTAGTGAAAAAGACGCCGGTGCTTGCCGGCGTCAACGGCACGGATCCCTTCGTGCTGATGCCGCGCTTCCTCGCCGACCTGAAGGCAATGGGCTTTTCCGGCGTCCAGAACTTTCCCACAATCGGCCTGTTCGACGGCCGGATGCGGCAGAGTTTCGAGGAGACGGGCATGGGCTACGGTCTGGAGGTCGACATGATCGCGATGGCGCACCGGCTGGACCTGCTGACGACGCCCTATGTATTCAATGTGAGCGAGGCGATCGACATGACGGTTGCCGGCGCCGACATCGTCGTGGCGCATATGGGGGTGACGACCGGGGGCACGATAGGCGCAACCTCCGGCAAATCGCTTGATGACTGCGTCGATGAGATCACGGCGATCGCCAAGGCCGCGCGCGCTCTGCGCGACGACGTCATCGTGCTCTGCCATGGCGGCCCGATCTCCATGCCGGACGATGCGCGGTACATCCTGGAGCGTTGCCCTGGCTGCCACGGCTTTTACGGCGCAAGCTCCATGGAGCGCCTGCCCGCCGAGGCGGCGATCCGCAAGCAGACGGAAGATTTCAAGGCGCTCGCCATCGGCGCGGTCGTCTGACGAGAGATATTGGAGGAGACCATCTCATGGCAAAGACCAACTACTTCGTTTATCAGGAGGACGTGAGCACCTTCGGTTTCGACTGGGGTAAACTATCGCTGACGGTGGCGCCGGAGATCAACGGCGCCGGTCGATTTTCCGGTGGTGTCGTCGACCTGCCGAGTGGCGAGGGCCATGCCCGCCACAATCACCCGGGTGCAGAGGAAATCATCTTCGTCATCTCCGGCGAGGGCGAACAGATGGTTGAGGACGAGAATGGCTATCCGATCACGACGAAAGTTGGCCCCGGCTGCACCATCTATGTTCCGGAGAGCCGCTTCCATTCGACGAAGAACACTGGCTCTGGTCCGATGCAGCTCTTCGTCGTCTATTCGCCGCCGGGGCCGGAGCTTGCGCTTCGCGAGCTGCCGGACTTCCGCCTGTTGCCCCCGGGCTCCTGAAGCCGGGGGTCACACATTTTCTGGGAGGAAAAACGTTGAACATCAATCCAGCGGAAAAAAGGCCCACCGTGCCGCCGTTCGATACGGCCAAGCTCGACCGGCTCATGGAGGAGGCCGGTATCGACGTCATCGTCGCCACCTCCAAGCACAACACGCAATATCTGATGGGCGGCTACAAGTTCATCTTCTTCGCAGCCATGGATGCGATCGGCCATAGCCGATACCTGCCAATGCTGATCTACGAGAAGGGCGCGCCGGACCACTCGGCCTATGTGGGCAACCGCATGGAGGGCGCAGAGCATCAGAACAATCCGTTCTGGACGCCCGCCGTGCATGCGGCGACCTGGGGCACCCAGGATGCCGCCGGGCTCGCCGTCGAGCACCTGAAGAAGATCGGCAAGGCCGGCGGGCGCATCGGCATCGAGCCGGCCTTCCTGCCCTGCGACGCCCGCGACCTTCTTGCCTCGCGGCTGGAGGGCGCGCGGTTCGCAGATGCCACGCATGCGTTGGAGCGGCTGAGGGCCGTCAAGACGCCGGATGAACTGGCAAAGCTGAGGCGCGCCTCCGAACTGATCACCGACGCGATGCTGGCGACCATCGGGGCGATTCGCGCGGGCGCGATGAAGACGGAGATCATCGAGCAACTGCGGCGGGAGGAAACGAACCGTGGCCTGCATTTCGAGTACTGCCTGCTTACACTGGGATCCAGCCACAACCGTGCAGCCTCGCCGCAGGCCTGGGCCGAGGGCGAGGTCCTGTCGATCGATTCCGGCGGCAACTATCACGGCTATATCGGTGACCTCTGCCGCATGGGCGTGCTTGGCGAGCCGGATGCGGAGCTGGAGGACCTTCTGGCCGAGGTGGGATCCATCCAACAGGCGGCTTTCGCCAGGGTCAGGGCAGGGGCTGCGGGTAGCGAGATGATCGAGGCGGCGGAAGCCGTGCTCAAGGCCTCGCCATCGGCGGCCTTCACCGACTTCTTCTGCCACGGCATGGGACTCATCAGCCACGAAGCGCCGTTCCTCATGACGAACCACCCCGTCGCCTATGAGGGCATCGATGCCCACAGGCCGCTGGAAGCCGGCATGGTGATCTCGGTCGAGACGACGATGCTTCACCCGAAGCGCGGCTTCATCAAGCTGGAGGATACGCTCGCCATCACCGATGCCGGCTATGAGATGTTCGGCGACCGCGGCCGCGGCTGGAATCGCGGCGGCCTCTAGTTGATCGCCTTTCGGCATATCGCAGACCCGGGACCTTCGGGGACCGGGTCGTTTGCGCTCGTGGCTCGGCTCAGGTGTGGTGAATTTCCGTTCCCAGCACCTTCAGGCATTCGCGGATGAAGGCGGCGAGCGCCGTCCAGCCCTTGGCGGAAACCATCGTGCCATCGACATAGGCCTCGGTCGGAGCGAGGTCGATGTAGGTGCCGCCCGCCAAGGTGACTTCGGGTTCGCAGGCCCCAAGTGCACCCACCTTCTTGCCGCGAACGACACCATCGACCGCGATCAGGATCTGGACCCCGTGACAGATGGTAAAGATCGGCTTCTTCTCGTCGTGGAAATGGCGCACCATCGCCTGCACCCGCTTGTCGGTGCGGATATATTCCGGCCCGCGCCCGCCCGCGCAGTAGACGGCGTGATACTGGTCGAGCTGTTTCTCGGCTTCGGAAAACGTCTTGTTGATGGTGACGTTGTGCCCGAGTTTTTCGGTGTAGGTCTGGTCACCCTCGAAATCGTGCAGCGACGTCCTGAGAATGTCGCCGGCGCTCTTGTCGGGGCAGACGATGTGCACCGTATGGCCGACGGCCTCCATGGCCTGCTGGTAGACGAAGATTTCGTACTCCTCGGTGAAATCGCCGGTGAGCATCAGGATTTTCTTGCCTGGCATGGGTTCTCCTCCTCGTTGTCAGATCGGGCAGGCACTTCCTTGCCTGCCGGGTTCTCAGATTTCGTCGAATGCCGGCAGCAGCCGGTCGCGCGAATGTTCGATATGGATGCGCATTGCCTTCGCCGCAGCGTCGGGGTCGTGGGCCGCGAAGGCATCGAGCAGCGTCTGGTGTTCGCCGAGTGCCTCCTCGGTCACGCGGCGATGGAACATCAAGCGGAAGATGTGGAAATGCGTGTGCTGGAATGTCAGCGTCTCGCGGATCAGCTCGTTACCGGCAAATTCCATGATGCGGTCGTGGAAGATCGCGTCCTTTCGGGCGAAAGCCGAATAGTTCGCCCGCTCGTCCCTGTCGTCGCTGCGCGTCATAACGCCAGCGGCCTCCGTCAGGACAGCGAGCTTTTCGTCGTCCATCGCCTGGGCCGCCTTGGCAGCACCGGCGGGCTCCAGCAGCAAGCGGAGTTCATAGAGTTCGTCGAAGCGGTGGCGCGTGATCTGGGGTGCGGCACGAAAGCCGACGAGATGCTGCTTGACGACGAGACCCTCGCCTTCAAGCCGACCGAGCGCTTCGCGGATCGGCGTGTGGGAGACGTTGAATTCCTTGACCAGATCGTCGACTGTGATGCGCGCGCCCGGCGCGATCTTCAAGGACATGAGCTGGTTGAAGATCGCCTCGTAGACGTCGCCCGCCAAGCTGTTGGCGCGTGGTATCTGGGTTGTGCCTGCTGATGGTTCCTTACGTCTCGTCAAAATCATCTTGTATTGCCCCTTGACAGGTTCAATCGCTAGCACGATGCTGCGGCCAATACAATCCTATATCCTATACGATTATAGGGAGAAGAAATATGCGGATATCCGAAGTGGCAGCCCTTGCGCTCGCCACCCGCCTGCTGGAAGCGCACCGCGCACCGCGTGATCATGCGGTCCTGCAGGCTCGAGTCCTGGTGACGGCGGAGATGAAAGGGCGTCCTTTGCACGGCCTGCACTGCCTTCCGCGACTGGTCGAACAGATCAAGCGCGGTGTCATTGACCCCGAGACGAAGGGCACGCAGCGCTGGCGGGCGGATGCCGTGATGGAGGTGGAGGGTTCGTCAGGGTTCGGCCCTGTCGTCGCCATGGCCGCGATCGAGCGGCTCGCGCCCCACATCCCCGATCTGGGCATCGGCCTCTTCGCCGTGCGTAATGCGAACCATCTCGGCATGCTCGCGCATTATGTGGAGGCTATCGCCGCGATGGGTTTCATCGGCATCGCGCTCTCGTCGAGCGAGTCGCTGGTCCAGCCTTTCGGCGGTACGCGCGCCATGCTTGGCACCAATCCCGTTGCGGTCGCTGTGCCGACCGCCGAGGAGCCGCTCGTGCTCGATCTCGCGACCGGCCTCGTGCCCCTGGCCAGGATAAATCACCACGCGGCGACCGGAATGCCCAATCCGGAGGGCCGCCCGACGACCGATCCGGATCGTACCAAGGCCGGCGCGCTTGCGCCATTCGAAGATGCGAAGGGGCACGGCCTCGGCATCGCCATGGAGTTGCTGGTGGCAGCCATTGCCGGCACGGCGCTTGCGCCCGATGTGCGCGGCACACCGGACAGCCAGTCGCCCTGCAACAAGGGTGGTGACGTCTTCATAATGATCGAGCCCAGTCTGGCGTCGGGATTGCCGGCACGGCTGTCGGCCTATCTCGATGCGGTACGCACCGCACCGCCTCCCGCCGCCGGCGATCCGCTTCTCGTTCCGGGCGATCGTGCCCGCCGGCGGCAGGAGGCGGCGAGCCGCAACGGATTCGATATCGACCAGCGCCTCTGGGAAGACCTCAATGCGCTTTCCCGCTCCCGTATTCTGGCCTTCGAAGGACAAAGATCATGAGCCTGTTTGCCGTCCTGAGGCTGCCGCGCGAAATCCTTTTTGGCGTCGGCCAGCGCCATGCGCTCGCGAGTGTCGCCGGCAGGACGGGCCGGCGCGCACTCGTCTGCACGGACACGCGCTTTGCCGCCACCCCAGAGTTCGCGGAAATGATAGCCGCGCTCGAAGCCGCCGGAATCGCCGTGCTGGTGCACGACCAGACGCTCCCCGACGTGCCGCGCGATACGGTCGCGGGTTGCGTGGAGGCCGCGCGCGGCTTTGCGTCCGACATGGTGATCGGCATCGGCGGCGGCAGTTGCCTCGACATGGCCAAATGCGCCTCGTTGCTGCTCGCCCATGGCGGCACGCTCGGCGACTACTACGGAGAGTTCAAGGTGCCTGGACCCGTCCTGCCGTTCATTGCCGTGCCAACGACGGCCGGTACGGGCTCCGAGGTCACGCCCGTCGCCGTTGTCTCCGATCCCGAATGCATGCTGAAGGTCGGCATCTCGAGCCCCTATCTCATTGCCGCAGCGGCGATCTGCGACCCGGAACTCACGGTCTCCTGTCCGCCGGGTCTTACGGCGATTGCCGGTGCGGATGCTCTGACGCATGCGATCGAAGCCTTCACGGCCATGCGCCGCCCCGGCGATCCGGAACTCCCGCAGCAGCATGTTTTCGTCGGCAAGAGCGATCTCTCCGACCAGTTCGCACTGCATGCAATCCGGCTCCTCAGCCGGAGCCTGGAAAAGGCCTTTGCCGACGGCTCCGACATTGATGCGCGTGCCGATGTTATGATGGGCGCGCTGGCGGCAGGCTGCGCCTTCGGCACGGCAGGCACCGCCGCGGCCCATGCGGTGCAATATCCGGTCGGTGCCCTGACCCACACGGCGCACGGTCTCGGAGTCGCGACCATGCTGCCCTATGTGATGACCTATAATCGCCGCGTCGCCGCTGCGGAAATCGCTGT
This is a stretch of genomic DNA from Phyllobacterium zundukense. It encodes these proteins:
- a CDS encoding Tm-1-like ATP-binding domain-containing protein, giving the protein MKRIYVVGTADTKGEELAYLAACIETAGGSGVRVDVGTREPATAVDITAETVAACHPEGVGAVLGCDDRGKAVEAMGIAFSRFVIERQDIAGVIGIGGGGGTSIITAGMRQLRLGLPKIMVSTLASGDVAPYVDVSDIVMMPSVTDMAGLNRLSRVILHNAAQAITAMAHWPAELTASKPALGLTMFGVTTPAVTAMVERLRSDYDCLVFHATGTGGRTMEKLAESGLVSGVLDITTTEVCDLLLGGVLPATPDRLGAIARTGLPYVGSVGALDMVNFWAPETVPERYAGRLFYRHNPNVTLMRTTSAECAQIGRWIGERLNLCHGPVRFLIPEKGVSALDIEGGAFFDPQADVALFTALEATVKPTAARRIVRLPLHINDPQFAKAAVTAFRDVAKP
- a CDS encoding phosphoenolpyruvate hydrolase family protein; translated protein: MPVIPRKTILEKFHGMIAAGVPIVGGGAGTGISAKAEEAGGIDLIIIYNSGRYRMAGRGSAAGLLAYGNANEIVKEMALEVLPVVKKTPVLAGVNGTDPFVLMPRFLADLKAMGFSGVQNFPTIGLFDGRMRQSFEETGMGYGLEVDMIAMAHRLDLLTTPYVFNVSEAIDMTVAGADIVVAHMGVTTGGTIGATSGKSLDDCVDEITAIAKAARALRDDVIVLCHGGPISMPDDARYILERCPGCHGFYGASSMERLPAEAAIRKQTEDFKALAIGAVV
- a CDS encoding cupin domain-containing protein → MAKTNYFVYQEDVSTFGFDWGKLSLTVAPEINGAGRFSGGVVDLPSGEGHARHNHPGAEEIIFVISGEGEQMVEDENGYPITTKVGPGCTIYVPESRFHSTKNTGSGPMQLFVVYSPPGPELALRELPDFRLLPPGS
- a CDS encoding M24 family metallopeptidase, producing MNINPAEKRPTVPPFDTAKLDRLMEEAGIDVIVATSKHNTQYLMGGYKFIFFAAMDAIGHSRYLPMLIYEKGAPDHSAYVGNRMEGAEHQNNPFWTPAVHAATWGTQDAAGLAVEHLKKIGKAGGRIGIEPAFLPCDARDLLASRLEGARFADATHALERLRAVKTPDELAKLRRASELITDAMLATIGAIRAGAMKTEIIEQLRREETNRGLHFEYCLLTLGSSHNRAASPQAWAEGEVLSIDSGGNYHGYIGDLCRMGVLGEPDAELEDLLAEVGSIQQAAFARVRAGAAGSEMIEAAEAVLKASPSAAFTDFFCHGMGLISHEAPFLMTNHPVAYEGIDAHRPLEAGMVISVETTMLHPKRGFIKLEDTLAITDAGYEMFGDRGRGWNRGGL
- a CDS encoding DJ-1/PfpI family protein; protein product: MPGKKILMLTGDFTEEYEIFVYQQAMEAVGHTVHIVCPDKSAGDILRTSLHDFEGDQTYTEKLGHNVTINKTFSEAEKQLDQYHAVYCAGGRGPEYIRTDKRVQAMVRHFHDEKKPIFTICHGVQILIAVDGVVRGKKVGALGACEPEVTLAGGTYIDLAPTEAYVDGTMVSAKGWTALAAFIRECLKVLGTEIHHT
- a CDS encoding GntR family transcriptional regulator; the encoded protein is MILTRRKEPSAGTTQIPRANSLAGDVYEAIFNQLMSLKIAPGARITVDDLVKEFNVSHTPIREALGRLEGEGLVVKQHLVGFRAAPQITRHRFDELYELRLLLEPAGAAKAAQAMDDEKLAVLTEAAGVMTRSDDRDERANYSAFARKDAIFHDRIMEFAGNELIRETLTFQHTHFHIFRLMFHRRVTEEALGEHQTLLDAFAAHDPDAAAKAMRIHIEHSRDRLLPAFDEI
- a CDS encoding Ldh family oxidoreductase, which encodes MRISEVAALALATRLLEAHRAPRDHAVLQARVLVTAEMKGRPLHGLHCLPRLVEQIKRGVIDPETKGTQRWRADAVMEVEGSSGFGPVVAMAAIERLAPHIPDLGIGLFAVRNANHLGMLAHYVEAIAAMGFIGIALSSSESLVQPFGGTRAMLGTNPVAVAVPTAEEPLVLDLATGLVPLARINHHAATGMPNPEGRPTTDPDRTKAGALAPFEDAKGHGLGIAMELLVAAIAGTALAPDVRGTPDSQSPCNKGGDVFIMIEPSLASGLPARLSAYLDAVRTAPPPAAGDPLLVPGDRARRRQEAASRNGFDIDQRLWEDLNALSRSRILAFEGQRS